A window from Vigna angularis cultivar LongXiaoDou No.4 chromosome 7, ASM1680809v1, whole genome shotgun sequence encodes these proteins:
- the LOC108337704 gene encoding uncharacterized protein LOC108337704, with the protein MSQPKDHSARKVAFSWENKPGVSKVTSTPPAETLIPKEQEFLAKLPPPPCTPEEATLKNHVHNFQIPLPPCAFQPPFYRTSSKRGLWVQDKDPFLAAFKECTKNQKSAKVNKKFIKDGIQSRVRKSMSFFSCTRSCTVHDTNLLRISHLDDD; encoded by the coding sequence ATGAGTCAACCAAAGGATCATTCAGCGAGAAAGGTAGCATTCTCATGGGAAAATAAGCCTGGTGTCTCCAAAGTAACAAGTACTCCTCCTGCTGAAACTCTCATCCCAAAAGAGCAAGAGTTTTTGGCCAAGCTGCCACCCCCTCCTTGTACACCAGAAGAAGCCACTCTCAAAAACCATGTTCATAATTTCCAAATTCCACTTCCTCCTTGTGCTTTTCAGCCTCCTTTTTACAGAACTTCCTCCAAAAGGGGTCTCTGGGTTCAGGACAAAGACCCTTTTCTAGCAGCTTTCAAAGAGTGCACCAAGAATCAGAAAAGTGCCAAGGTGAACAAAAAGTTTATCAAAGATGGAATCCAGTCAAGGGTAAGGAAGAGCATGTCCTTTTTCTCATGTACCAGATCTTGCACTGTTCATGACACCAATTTGCTAAGGATCTCTCACCTAGATGATGATTGA
- the LOC108336238 gene encoding protein WHAT'S THIS FACTOR 1 homolog, chloroplastic → MVMCNRWLGRTRDRYCYHGEFLIRWMTSSRRVQDRSKKKRVHDLEVVTEKWKIVSKIIYLMELLKQEPEMVIPVRSLENHRRQINLPRPHRISDFLRKTPKLFELYKDQKGVLWCGMTPKAEDLMEQQQRVIEDHADKAAEYVTRFLMMSVEKRLPLEKIAHFRRDFGLSLDFRVHWVHKYPQHFKVVKTLDGIEFLELVSWNPEWAITELEKKAVRGAAGSGSESEFPGMLSLPFPLKFPSNYKRVYRYYAEKIQHFQEMSYLSPYADARGLKAGSLEFDKRAVAVMHELLNFTIEKRLVTDHLTHFRWELVMPQKLMRLLLKHCGIFYVSERGKRFSVFLTEAYEGSELIEKCPLVLWKEKVLGLVGYRGRKKKLEVSSEGSDAECFDDLVSDQCDSELGELHVKIDQTGTLDYEDPLLGDDLEMDVGEIAQTYRKFENS, encoded by the coding sequence ATGGTGATGTGTAATCGGTGGTTAGGAAGAACAAGGGATCGTTACTGTTACCACGGTGAGTTTCTGATCCGATGGATGACGAGTAGCAGGAGGGTCCAAGATAGGAGCAAGAAGAAGAGGGTTCACGACCTTGAAGTTGTAACTGAGAAATGGAAGATAGTCTCCAAAATCATTTACTTAATGGAGCTTTTGAAGCAAGAACCCGAAATGGTTATTCCTGTTCGCTCCCTAGAGAATCACCGCAGGCAAATCAACCTCCCTAGGCCCCACCGAATCTCTGATTTCCTCCGCAAAACCCCCAAACTCTTTGAACTCTACAAGGACCAAAAGGGGGTCCTATGGTGTGGCATGACCCCAAAAGCTGAGGACTTGATGGAACAACAACAAAGGGTCATCGAGGACCATGCTGACAAGGCTGCAGAATACGTTACAAGGTTTCTCATGATGTCAGTGGAGAAACGCCTTCCGTTGGAGAAGATTGCTCACTTTAGAAGAGATTTTGGGTTGTCCTTGGATTTTAGAGTCCATTGGGTGCACAAGTATCCTCAACATTTTAAGGTGGTGAAAACACTTGATGGGATTGAGTTTTTGGAGCTTGTGTCTTGGAATCCTGAATGGGCAATTACTGAGTTGGAGAAGAAGGCGGTGAGAGGAGCTGCTGGAAGTGGAAGTGAAAGTGAATTCCCTGGCATGCTTTCACTTCCATTCCCTTTGAAGTTTCCTTCAAATTATAAGAGGGTATATCGGTACTATGCTGAAAAGATTCAACATTTTCAGGAGATGTCTTATTTGTCTCCCTATGCAGATGCCCGTGGACTTAAGGCTGGTTCTTTGGAGTTTGATAAAAGGGCTGTTGCTGTTATGCATGAATTGCTTAATTTCACTATTGAGAAGAGGTTGGTCACTGATCACCTTACTCACTTTCGTTGGGAGCTTGTGATGCCTCAGAAATTGATGAGGCTTCTATTGAAGCATTGTGGGATCTTCTATGTGTCAGAGAGGGGGAAGAGGTTTAGCGTGTTTTTGACTGAGGCTTATGAGGGTTCTGAGCTCATTGAGAAATGTCCCTTGGTGCTGTGGAAGGAGAAGGTTCTAGGGCTTGTGGGTTACAgagggaggaagaagaagttggAGGTTTCTAGTGAGGGGTCTGATGCGGAATGTTTTGATGATTTGGTTTCGGACCAGTGTGATTCTGAATTGGGGGAGTTGCATGTGAAGATTGATCAAACTGGTACCTTGGACTATGAGGATCCTTTACTTGGGGATGATCTTGAGATGGATGTTGGAGAGATTGCCCAAACTTATCGAAAATTTGAAAACTCATGA